Part of the Cryptosporangium arvum DSM 44712 genome, TAACAGCGACGGCAGGTTGTCGGCCCAGATCGGCGACGCCGAAGCGCGGCCCGGAAGCAGCACGAGCGGGTCCTCGTCCGGCGCGGCACCGGCGAAGTGGTAGACGCGGACGATCCCGTAGCTGGTCCGCACGTCGAGAGTGCGGTCGGGAGCGGGCAGGTCGTCCATCGCGTCGTCGTAGGCGGCGAGGAAGCGGTCCTGGGCCTCACCCGAGGTGAAGTAGCCGATCGGGGACGGGTCGCGCAGCGCGTAGGCGGTGATCAGGGCGAGCGCGCCGAGGACTCCGAGGCTGCCGAAGAGCAGGCGGCGGTTGCGTGACATGAGCTGATCCCTTCTACCGTGCGGTCGATTTACTAACCACATGGTAGAACGCTAGGGTCGAAAAGTGGCACCCGGGAAACCCCTGACCTTCGTCGAGCAGGCGCGGCGTGCGCAGATCGTCGGCGTCACGATCGACGTCGTCGCCGAGCACGGCTTCGCGAAGGCCTCGCTGCAGCGGATCGCCGACGCCGCCGGGCTCACCAAGGCCGCGGTGCTCTACCACTTCCCGTCGAAGGACGCGATCGTGCGCGCCGCCTACGGATCGGTGCTGCACAGCCTCACCGACGACGTCGGGCGCGCCGTGGACGCGGCCTCCGGGGCGGCGGCGCTGGACGCGTACGTCCACTCGCTCGTCGCGCACCTGCGGGCACACCCGGCCCACGTGCGGATGATCGTCGAGGCCGTCGTGGAGCGGACCGGCGCCGACGACGTCCCGAGCGGTCCCAGCCGGCGGGACGCGGTCGCCTCCCTGGTGGAGCAGGCCGTCGCGGCCGGCGACTACCGCGAGGGCATCGACCCGATCGTCGTCGCGGTCCTGGTCAACGGGGCGGTCGACGCGATCGTGGGGCAACTTCTCGACGACCCGGCGTTCGACACGGCGGGCGCCGCCACCGAGCTCACCGAGTTGCTGCGCCGCGGGTACGGACGGAATACCGGGGCGTAACGGCGCGTTCTACGCGCGGATCCCCCCCGGGGGCGTTGATTTCGCCGCGCCGCGCAGACCTGGGAGGATGGAAGGACGTACGCGATCCGCGGAGGAACGACCCCCTGATGGCCCAGTACATCTACACGATGCGCAAGGTGCGCAAGGCGCACGGCGACAAAGTGATTCTCGACGACGTCACGCTGTCGTTCCTGCCCGGCGCGAAGATCGGCGTCGTCGGTCCCAACGGTGCCGGTAAGTCGACGGTGCTCAAGATCATGGCCGGAATGGAGAACGCCTCGAACGGCGACGCTCTGCTGGCCCCCGACGCCACCGTCGGCATCCTGCTCCAGGAGCCGCCGCTCAACGAAGACCTGGACGTGCGCGGCAACGTCGAAGAGGGCGTCGCCGAGATCCGCGGTGTCCTCAAGCGGTACGACGCGGTCAACGAGGCGATGGGCGAGCCCGACGCCGACTTCGACAAGCTCCTGGCCGAGCAGGCCGAGCTGATGGACAAGATCGAGGCCGCCAACGCCTGGGAGCTCGACAGCCAGATCGAGCAGGCGATGGACGCGCTGCGCTGCCCGCCCGGCGACGCGGACGTCCGCGTGCTCTCCGGCGGTGAGCGGCGTCGCGTCGCCCTGTGCAAGCTGCTGTTGCAGGCGCCCGACCTGCTGCTGCTCGACGAGCCCACCAACCACCTGGACGCGGAGAGCGTCCTGTGGCTGGAGCAGCACCTCTCCAAGTACGCCGGCGCCGTGCTCGCCGTCACGCACGACCGGTACTTCCTCGACAACGTCGCCGAGTGGATCCTCGAGATCGACCGCGGCCGCACCTACCCGTACGAGGGCAACTACTCCACTTACCTGGAGAAGAAGGCCGAGCGGATGAAGGTCGAGGGCCAGAAGGACGCCAAGCGCGCCAAGCGGCTCAAGGAAGAGCTCGAGTGGGTGCGGTCGAACGCGAAGGCGCGTCAGGCCAAGAGCAAGTCGCGTCTGGCCCGGTACGAGGAGATGGCGGCCGAGGCCGACCGGCACCGCAAGCTCGACTTCGAGGAGATCCAGATCCCGCCGGGCCCGCGCCTGGGCAACGTGGTGATCGAGACCGACAAGCTCACCAAGGGCTTCGGTGAGCGGGTGCTCATCGACAACCTGAGCTTCACGCTGCCGCGCAACGGCATCGTCGGCATCATCGGCCCGAACGGCGCCGGTAAGACGACGCTGTTCCGCACGCTGATGGGCGAGGAGAAGCCCGACAGCGGCGCGGTGAAGATCGGCGAGACCGTGCAGATCTCCTACGTCGACCAGGGCCGTGGCGGTATCGACCCGAAGAAGACGCTGTGGGAGGTCGTCTCCGACGGCCTGGACTACATCCAGGTGGGCAAGGTCGAGATGCCCTCGCGTGCGTACGTCAGCGCGTTCGGCTTCAAGGGCCCCGACCAGCAGAAGCCGGCCGGCGTGCTCTCCGGCGGTGAGCGCAACCGGCTCAACCTGGCGTTGACGCTCAAGCAGGGCGGCAACCTGCTGCTCCTGGACGAGCCGACGAACGACCTCGACGTCGAGACCCTGTCGTCGCTGGAGAACGCGCTGCTGGAGTTCCCGGGCTGCGCCGTGGTCATCACCCACGACCGGTGGTTCCTCGACCGCGTCGCCACGCACATCCTCGCGTACGAGGGTGACTCGCAGTGGTACTGGTTCGAGGGCAACTTCGAGTCGTACGAGAAGAACAAGGTCGACCGGCTCGGCGCCGAGGCGGCTCGTCCGCACCGCGTGACCTACCGGAAGCTGACCCGCGACTGACATGCCGCGGCACACGGAATGGTGTCAGGTCCGCTGGTCGGACATGGACGCGTTCGGGCACGTCAACAACGCCCGGTTCCTGACGCTGTTCGAAGAGGCCCGGACGGCGCTGATCCTCGACGGGGGAGAGGCGCTGTCCGGGATGCTCGACGGCTGCGTGGTCATCCGGCACGAGATCGACTACGTCCGGCCGGTGAGGTACGGGCGCGGTCCGATCCGGGTCGACTGCTGGGTCACCGAGGTGCGGGCCGCCAGCTACGGCGTCGGCTACGAGCTGTTCAACCACGCGGAGGAGTCGGCGGCGCGCGGCCTCACGAAGCTGGTGCCGGTTTCGCTGCCGGCCGGGCGTCCGCGTCGACTGCGTCCCGAGGAGCGTGAGTTCCTCGAGGCCTGGCGGGAGGAATCGTGACGGTTCCGGTGGTCGAGCGACGTGACCTGGGCGTTTTCCTGGGGCGGGTGGTCCGGCTCGACGCGGGTGCGCTGGTGCGGATCCGGCCGTCCGGCCCCGACCACCTGACGCTCTGGGCTTCGTTGCCGTTCGACGTCCTGGTCGCGCGCACGGTGCCGGGCATGTGGTTGGACGACGCCACGGTGCGTGCCACCGAGCTGCTGGAGTCCGAGTCGCCGCAGCGGCGGGACTCGGAGTGGCGGGGTTCGCTACCGCCCGAGCGGGGCTGGCAGGTGCTGGACACCGTGCCCTCCGCGGTGGTTCGTGATCTGATCACCGCCGGTCAGAAAGCCTTCCGCGCGGCCGGCACCCAGGCCGCGGGCGAGTCGCTGCTCGACCACGAGACCCTCCGGGTACGCGGCGACGCGCCGGGCGCACCGGAGGTCGCGGTGACGTTCCGCCTGCTGCTGGCGCTGGCCCGGATGGCGTTCCTGGGCGACCGGCCGGTGGAGGTGGCCACGTGCGGCCCCTGGGTCCGGCTGAGCGCCGACCACGGCACCGCCTACCACCGCACCGCCGCGTTCGGCGTCACGCTTCTGCGCTAGTGCACTTCAGCTCGACGTGGACCGGATCGCCGTCGCGCGGGAAGGTCAGGACACCGGCGTCGCTCAGCCGGGTCGGCAGCCGAAATTTGTTGATCTCGCAGGTCTGCGCGAATCCGACCGGATCGTAGTCGCGGTCGAGGCCGGTGGCGTCGAGTCGCAGCACGCCGGGTGTGACGACGTAGGTCTCGAGCGGCCCGTCCGTGCCGTTGGGATCGCGTGAGTCCCGCACGCTGATCGCGGGTCGGCGGACGATTCGCCACCGTTGCGTCGTCACGTCCTCCGGGTCGACCAAGCCTTTTTCCGTGTCGTATCTGCTGTCGTACCAGGGCGCCATCGTGCATTGCGCGGTGCGCAGCGCAACGCAGTCGTCCAGCACCGCGTCCACGGCGGCCTGCGCGGTTCGGTTACCGGCCGCCGTGACGGTGAATTCGGGGTCGTACGAGCCCTGGTCCGTCACGATCAGCCGGGGGTTCTTCGGCGCCAGAGCGGTGGAAGGGACATTGGCGTACGGCGTGTACACGCCGGGGAACATCCAGAACCGGGTGGCATCGGACCGGACCGTGGTCGGATCGTCGGGCCGCAGCGGCACTCGCACCGGGCCGATCTGCAGGAAAGAGAACAGCCGGGGCCAGAAGGGGACGCTGACCAGCGGATCGTCTATTCGCCAGCTCCAGCCGTCCTCGGCCAGGCGGAACTCACCGCGGTGGCCACCGCCCAGGCGGTAGGCCACGGAGTAGACGTCCTCGTTCTCGAAGTCGGGTATGCCGCCCTCGACCACCTTCGGGGTCTCGACCGCGTCGATCGTCCAACCGCGGGACAGCGCCTCCCGGCGGAGGAACGGGCCGGTCGGGACGTCCTCGGCGCGGGAGATGTCCAGGGCCTCGGCGGTCCGGCCGGCCGACAGCGCCTCGAGATAGTCGCGGACGACCTCATCGGGTTCGTCGCGGCCGATCCAGGCGACGAACCACACGAGCACGACCAGCGCCGATACGCCGGCGGCCAACACCCGCGCAGGCCGGTCCAATGTCACGAGGCCACACGGTAGCGTCGCCGGTCCACATCGGCCGGTGGGCGGCCCGCGCCGGGTGGGCGCGGGCCGCGGTCGCTCAGACCAGCCAGGCGGCGGCGTCGCCCGGGAGCTTCCCGTCGACCAGGGGGACGCTGGTGAGCAGCAGCTCGCGGTGCTCCGGCAGCTCCACCGGGTGGTTGGTGAAGTTCACCAGGCAGGTCAGGCCACCGTCGCGGCGGAACGCCAGGCACCCCTCGGGGGCGTCCAGCCACGTCATCTCGCCGGAGAACTCCTCGCGCGCCTTCCGGAGCGCGATCGCCTCCTTGTACAGCGTGTGGGTGGACCCTTCGACGCCGACCTGCGACTCCACGGCCAGCGGCGACCAGCCGGCGGGCTGGGGGAGCCAGGTGTCGACGGGCTCGGGCGAGAACCCGTACGGCGGCTCACCCGGCGTCCACGGCATCGGGATCCGGCACGCGTCGCGTCCCCGCACCGAGTGCCCGGAGCGCTCCCACGTCGGGTCCTGCAGGACCTCGTCGGGCAGCTCGACGTTCGGCAGGCCCACTTCGTCGCCGTAGTAGACGTAGACGACGCCGGGCAGCGCGAACGTCAGCATCGACGCGGCGCGGGCCCGCCGGTCGCCGACCAGACCCTCGCCGAAGCGCGAGACGTGCCGGACGATGTCGTGGTTCGACCACACCCAGCACGGCGGGGCCGGCGTGCCCGACACCGTGTCGCGCGAGTCGTCGATCGCCTTACGCAGCTCGTCGGCGCGCCAGCGGGCCTGCACGATCACGAAGTTGAACGCCAGGTGCAGCTCGTCGGCACGCAGGTAGAGCTTGAGCCGCTCGACGTCCTGGACCCAGATTTCGCCGACCGCCATCGAGTCGGGGTACTCGTCGAGCACCTTGCGGATGCGGCGGTGGATCTCGTGGACGCCGTCGTAGTCGAAGCGCGGGTGGCCGTCGCCGGCCAGCGTCTCCTTGACCGCCTCCATGTCGGGCAGGCCCGGCGGCTTGGCCAGGCCGTGCGCGACGTCGATCCGGAACCCGTCGGCGCCGCGGTCGAGCCAGAACCGGAGCGTCTTCTCCAGGTCGGCCATGACCTCCGGGTTGTCCCAGTTGAGGTCGGGCTGCTCGGGTGCGAACAGGTGCAGGTACCACTGCCCGGGCGTGCCGTCCGGCTCGGTGACGCGGTGCCAGGCCGGGCCGCCGAAGACCGACGTCCAGTTGTTCGGCGCCTCGCTGCCGTCAGGCCCGCGGCCGTCGCGGAAGATGTAGCGCTCCCGCTCCGGGCTGCCCGGAGCCGCCGTGAGCGCCTCCTGGAACCAGACGTGCTGGTCGGAGCTGTGGTTGGGGACCAGGTCGACGGTGACCTTGATCCCGAGCCGGTGGGCCTCGGCGACCATGTCGTCGAAGTCCGCGAGCGTGCCGAAGACCGGGTCGACGTCGCGCGGGTCGGCGACGTCGTAGCCGTGGTCGGCCATCGGGGAGCGATAGAACGGGTTCAACCAGAGCGCGTCGACGCCGAGGTCGGCGAGGTAGGGCAGGCGGGACTTCAGCCCCGCCAGGTCGCCTACTCCGTCGCCGTTCGAGTCGGCGAAACTACGCACGTAGACCTGGTAGAACACGGCATCGCGCCACCACGTGCCAGCCAAGATGTACCCCCGGGGTTCCGGAATCGTTTCAGAGCCCACATGCTGCCAGAGGCTCGAGCGGAACTAACCCTTACCCCGATTCGACCGGCTCAAATCTGCGCGGCGCGGCCCTGCTGGATGTCCTCGATGTGGTTGACCATGAAGTCCGCGGCCCGGACGAAGTACTCCCAGATCGTGGCGTCGTATTCGGCCGGCAGCGCGATCTCGTCCATCGCGTCACGCATCCGGTTCAGCCAGGCGTCACGCTCGGCGACACCGACGCGGAACGGTGCGTGACGCATCCGCAGACGCGGGTGCCCGCGCTGATCGGAGTAGGTGCGCGGGCCGCCCCAGTACTGCATGAGGAAGAGCCGGAATCGCTCCTCGGCCGGCCCGAGGTCTTCCTCCGGGTAGAGCGGACGGAGCACCTGGTCCTCGGCGACACCGCGATAGAACGCGGCCACCAGCCGATGGAACGTGTCGTCCCCACCGACCGCTTCGTAAAAATCCGGCGAGGGCTGCGTCATGACCCCATCCTACGAGCGCCGCCAGGCGCCTTGTTTCGTGCGTGAACCCTGGGCGGGACGCCCACTCAGGCGGGCGGTGCGGGGATGGGGGCGATGCCGGAGGTGATCTCGGCGGCGGCCAGGTCGGTACTGATCCGGGCGCGGAGTTCGCGGGCCACCCGCCACTGGGCCGCGGTCGTGGTGCGAACCGTCACGCGGAGCATGAGGCCGGTGGCGGTCATCTGGTCCACGCCGAGCACCTCCGGCGGCGCGAGCAGGTCGTCCTTGAACTCTTCTTCCTCGGTGAGCCGGGCCGCGGCCTCGGTGAGCACCTCGTGCGCCTTCTCCAGGTCGGTGCCGAACGGTATCGGGACGTCGATGACGACCTGCGCCCAGCCCTGGCTCTTGTTGCCCACCCGCAGGATCTCCCCGTTGCGGATGTACCAGACCACCCCGCGGACGTCGCGGACCGTCGTGATCCGCAGCCCCACGCCCTCCACGGTGCCGCTGGCCTCACCCAGATCGACGATGTCGCCGACGCCGTACTGGTCCTCGAGGATCATGAAGATGCCGGACAGGTAGTCACGTACCAGCGACTGGGCACCGAACCCCAGCGCCACACCGGCGATACCGGCGCTGGCCACCAGCGGCGCCAGGTTGATGTCGAACAGCCCGAGGATCGTCGAGCCCGCGACGACGAGGATGATCACCGACGTCACGCTGCGCAGCACCGAGCCGAGCGTGCTCGCCCGCTGGGCCCGCCGCTCGCTCATCAGGCCCGACGCCAGGAGCGCGGACTCGGCCTTCTCCCGGAACGGGCGCAGGATCCGCGGCTTCTTCTTCGGCTTGCCGTCCGGCGTCGTGGCTTCGGCGTCGCCGTTGCCGACCGAGGTGATCGCCCTGATCGTCCGGTAGATCGCCCAGCGGATCAGCATCGCCACGACGACGATCAGCACGACGGCCAGCGGCTTGGCGAGCAGCCATTCCGATGCGTTCGCCAGCCATCGGCTCTCGGTCGAGTCCCAGACCCACTTGCAGACCGAGCCCTCGTTCTCTTTGCCGAGCGCGCAGCTGGGGGCGACGTTGTCGTTCAGGAAGCTGGGCCACTCCTCGAACCACGAGGGGACGGCGGCGGGTAGACGCAGACTCACAGTGTTCTTGGTACAGCACCGGGCCCGGTGGCGTGCTCACCGCCCTGGGGACGGATCAGGACGAACCAGTCCGCGTGCGCGACTGTGACGAAGAAGGGATTCAGTACCTCCCGGATCATGCGTGCAGAACCGCGTCTGGTAAGCGATCATTGCGGCAGCGGAGGTGATCCGATGCCTGGTACAGCCGTATCGCTGGTACTCAATGCCACGTACGAACCATTGTGCGTGGTACCAGTACGGCGTGCTGCCGTATTGGTACTCACCGACAAGGCCGTCCCCGTGACCGAGGGGGACGGCCTTCTTCGTTCCACGACCACGATGGTGGTCGCACCGGCCGTCGTCCGGCTCACGCGTTTCGTGAAGGTGCC contains:
- a CDS encoding acyl-CoA thioesterase, which produces MPRHTEWCQVRWSDMDAFGHVNNARFLTLFEEARTALILDGGEALSGMLDGCVVIRHEIDYVRPVRYGRGPIRVDCWVTEVRAASYGVGYELFNHAEESAARGLTKLVPVSLPAGRPRRLRPEEREFLEAWREES
- a CDS encoding glycoside hydrolase family 13 protein; protein product: MAGTWWRDAVFYQVYVRSFADSNGDGVGDLAGLKSRLPYLADLGVDALWLNPFYRSPMADHGYDVADPRDVDPVFGTLADFDDMVAEAHRLGIKVTVDLVPNHSSDQHVWFQEALTAAPGSPERERYIFRDGRGPDGSEAPNNWTSVFGGPAWHRVTEPDGTPGQWYLHLFAPEQPDLNWDNPEVMADLEKTLRFWLDRGADGFRIDVAHGLAKPPGLPDMEAVKETLAGDGHPRFDYDGVHEIHRRIRKVLDEYPDSMAVGEIWVQDVERLKLYLRADELHLAFNFVIVQARWRADELRKAIDDSRDTVSGTPAPPCWVWSNHDIVRHVSRFGEGLVGDRRARAASMLTFALPGVVYVYYGDEVGLPNVELPDEVLQDPTWERSGHSVRGRDACRIPMPWTPGEPPYGFSPEPVDTWLPQPAGWSPLAVESQVGVEGSTHTLYKEAIALRKAREEFSGEMTWLDAPEGCLAFRRDGGLTCLVNFTNHPVELPEHRELLLTSVPLVDGKLPGDAAAWLV
- the ettA gene encoding energy-dependent translational throttle protein EttA, translating into MAQYIYTMRKVRKAHGDKVILDDVTLSFLPGAKIGVVGPNGAGKSTVLKIMAGMENASNGDALLAPDATVGILLQEPPLNEDLDVRGNVEEGVAEIRGVLKRYDAVNEAMGEPDADFDKLLAEQAELMDKIEAANAWELDSQIEQAMDALRCPPGDADVRVLSGGERRRVALCKLLLQAPDLLLLDEPTNHLDAESVLWLEQHLSKYAGAVLAVTHDRYFLDNVAEWILEIDRGRTYPYEGNYSTYLEKKAERMKVEGQKDAKRAKRLKEELEWVRSNAKARQAKSKSRLARYEEMAAEADRHRKLDFEEIQIPPGPRLGNVVIETDKLTKGFGERVLIDNLSFTLPRNGIVGIIGPNGAGKTTLFRTLMGEEKPDSGAVKIGETVQISYVDQGRGGIDPKKTLWEVVSDGLDYIQVGKVEMPSRAYVSAFGFKGPDQQKPAGVLSGGERNRLNLALTLKQGGNLLLLDEPTNDLDVETLSSLENALLEFPGCAVVITHDRWFLDRVATHILAYEGDSQWYWFEGNFESYEKNKVDRLGAEAARPHRVTYRKLTRD
- a CDS encoding TetR/AcrR family transcriptional regulator, translating into MAPGKPLTFVEQARRAQIVGVTIDVVAEHGFAKASLQRIADAAGLTKAAVLYHFPSKDAIVRAAYGSVLHSLTDDVGRAVDAASGAAALDAYVHSLVAHLRAHPAHVRMIVEAVVERTGADDVPSGPSRRDAVASLVEQAVAAGDYREGIDPIVVAVLVNGAVDAIVGQLLDDPAFDTAGAATELTELLRRGYGRNTGA
- a CDS encoding globin; this encodes MTQPSPDFYEAVGGDDTFHRLVAAFYRGVAEDQVLRPLYPEEDLGPAEERFRLFLMQYWGGPRTYSDQRGHPRLRMRHAPFRVGVAERDAWLNRMRDAMDEIALPAEYDATIWEYFVRAADFMVNHIEDIQQGRAAQI
- a CDS encoding mechanosensitive ion channel family protein → MSLRLPAAVPSWFEEWPSFLNDNVAPSCALGKENEGSVCKWVWDSTESRWLANASEWLLAKPLAVVLIVVVAMLIRWAIYRTIRAITSVGNGDAEATTPDGKPKKKPRILRPFREKAESALLASGLMSERRAQRASTLGSVLRSVTSVIILVVAGSTILGLFDINLAPLVASAGIAGVALGFGAQSLVRDYLSGIFMILEDQYGVGDIVDLGEASGTVEGVGLRITTVRDVRGVVWYIRNGEILRVGNKSQGWAQVVIDVPIPFGTDLEKAHEVLTEAAARLTEEEEFKDDLLAPPEVLGVDQMTATGLMLRVTVRTTTAAQWRVARELRARISTDLAAAEITSGIAPIPAPPA